The Bactrocera dorsalis isolate Fly_Bdor chromosome 3, ASM2337382v1, whole genome shotgun sequence genomic interval tgaaatgccgtcccacagttcccttataccgagttgttgacgagtgctctcagagagcaggagtgcaagccgagtagaaaatcgttcggctgtctgttgtgattgcagcttctcgacgtcgaaccttccttgtgtttgtttgcgtgcgttttttgttgcacagaggcgggtgcgaatattggctgcaacaagatagtggtccgagtcgatgttaggacctcggagcgcacgcacatctaaaacactggagacgtgtcttccgtctatcacaacatgatcgatctggttggtggtttttcgatccggagacagcaaggtagcttgatgtatcttcttatgctggaatctagtactacagataaccatatttcgggccccggcgaagtcgatcagcctcaacccatttggggatgtttcctcatggaggctgaatttaccgaccgtagtgccaaagataccttctttgcccaccctggcgttgaagtcgccaagcactattttgacatcgtggcgggggcatctctcataagtgcgctccaagcactcataaaaagcatctttggtcacatcgtccttctcttccgtcggggcgtgggcgcaaatcagcgatatgttgaagaacctcgctttgatgcggattgtggctagacgttcattctccggagtgaatgatagtactcggcgacggagtctctctcccaccacgaatccaacaccaaacttgcgctcctttatatggccactgtagtaaatgctatAAGGACCTatttgtctctgtccttgtcccgtccatcgcatttcttggacggcggtgatgtcagcctttattttcacgaggacatctaccagctgggcagcggcaccttcccaattaagggaccggacattccaagtgcatgccctcaaatcataatccttatttcgtttgccatggtcgtcatcaaaaggggggtctctcatccgaggctgtgtttgctttttcattgggtgtgcttttttacgtggcgggtcccaaacccggcgcacaaccctaagtaggggatatttcgccttctcactttagctcgccttcaaacggatgttcttaggctacccagaggat includes:
- the LOC125777361 gene encoding craniofacial development protein 2-like, which gives rise to MKKQTQPRMRDPPFDDDHGKRNKDYDLRACTWNVRSLNWEGAAAQLVDVLVKIKADITAVQEMRWTGQGQRQIGPYSIYYSGHIKERKFGVGFVVGERLRRRVLSFTPENERLATIRIKARFFNISLICAHAPTEEKDDVTKDAFYECLERTYERCPRHDVKIVLGDFNARVGKEGIFGTTVGKFSLHEETSPNGLRLIDFAGARNMVICSTRFQHKKIHQATLLSPDRKTTNQIDHVVIDGRHVSSVLDVRALRGPNIDSDHYLVAANIRTRLCATKNARKQTQGRFDVEKLQSQQTAERFSTRLALLLSESTRQQLGIRELWDGISNSLRTAATETIGFRKVQKNSWYDDECRVAAERKQAAYLETLRSTATRAGWDRYRELKREARRICRQKKKEAEMREYEQLDKLADRGNARKFYEKMRRLTEGFKTGILL